One region of Flavobacterium pisciphilum genomic DNA includes:
- a CDS encoding universal stress protein, whose protein sequence is MKRILFPTDFSEVATNAFVHALEFAKQVKGELILLHTFEIPVYDSQFFPENFAIIYNSLELAKFEMFKDEIPKLRAIAAERKLDDIVMNHRLMDGDLVYNMKKAIKEDKIDFVVMGTSGVAGWNTFFLGTNTDAVISGVEVPILCVPIESKFKKVKTIGFTTRYREKDKKELRKVLGIAKKMNAKIKCLYVKTQSSDVTNVTIKEWENDFKDEPVQFLVLPCEEVKETILDFVLYKDIDVLAMIAYKRSFFESLFSPSFTKKLTKDIAIPVLIMHEQ, encoded by the coding sequence ATGAAAAGAATATTATTCCCCACCGATTTCTCTGAAGTAGCTACAAATGCATTTGTGCATGCTTTAGAATTTGCAAAACAGGTTAAAGGCGAGCTCATTTTGTTACACACATTTGAGATTCCAGTTTATGATAGCCAGTTTTTCCCAGAAAATTTTGCAATTATATATAATTCATTAGAGTTAGCTAAATTCGAAATGTTTAAAGATGAAATTCCCAAACTTCGAGCAATTGCGGCAGAACGTAAGCTCGATGATATTGTAATGAATCACCGTCTGATGGATGGAGATTTGGTTTACAATATGAAAAAAGCGATTAAAGAAGACAAGATAGATTTTGTAGTAATGGGAACTTCAGGTGTTGCAGGTTGGAATACTTTTTTCTTAGGAACAAATACCGATGCAGTGATATCAGGAGTAGAAGTACCAATTTTATGTGTTCCTATAGAATCTAAATTTAAAAAAGTAAAAACAATCGGATTCACCACACGTTACCGTGAGAAAGACAAAAAAGAACTTCGAAAAGTTTTGGGTATAGCAAAAAAAATGAATGCTAAAATTAAATGCTTGTATGTAAAAACCCAGAGCTCAGATGTTACGAATGTAACAATTAAAGAATGGGAAAATGATTTTAAAGACGAGCCAGTTCAATTCTTGGTGCTTCCATGTGAAGAAGTTAAAGAAACCATTCTAGATTTTGTTTTGTATAAAGACATCGATGTATTGGCTATGATTGCTTACAAGCGAAGCTTCTTCGAAAGTTTGTTTAGTCCGAGTTTTACTAAGAAACTAACAAAAGATATAGCAATACCAGTTTTGATAATGCATGAACAATAA